The Sulfitobacter sp. HNIBRBA3233 genome includes a region encoding these proteins:
- a CDS encoding MarR family winged helix-turn-helix transcriptional regulator, with protein MTEKKDERFADAINILEESEIGAIWQICFIANSFTFPVYANFDKTHGISRMEFVVLYVTAHRANMMAWEICRITGLPRNNISRGVKKLEQKGLVSRATDPNDARRSLLNLTEKGKELYRELVVPYADRAETVLSLLDDSDRAALTDITLRLSRKIALANIS; from the coding sequence ATGACCGAGAAAAAGGATGAGCGTTTTGCCGATGCAATAAACATCCTTGAAGAGAGCGAAATCGGAGCGATCTGGCAAATATGCTTTATCGCCAACAGCTTCACCTTTCCTGTTTATGCAAATTTCGACAAGACACATGGCATTTCCAGAATGGAGTTTGTGGTTCTCTACGTCACGGCACATCGGGCCAATATGATGGCGTGGGAAATCTGTCGGATCACCGGCTTGCCAAGGAACAACATCAGTCGCGGGGTGAAAAAGCTGGAACAAAAGGGGCTCGTTTCCAGAGCCACAGACCCCAATGATGCCCGCCGTTCCCTCCTTAATCTGACCGAAAAGGGGAAGGAACTGTATCGCGAACTTGTCGTGCCATATGCTGACCGCGCAGAAACGGTGCTTTCGCTGCTGGACGATTCTGACCGCGCCGCTCTGACGGATATTACGCTGCGCCTGTCGCGCAAGATAGCCTTGGCAAATATTTCCTAG
- a CDS encoding TRAP transporter large permease, with amino-acid sequence MEWYWALTLSLGVLLMLMACGLPVFAAFLVANFGGVLLVIGPRGFGLFTNSIYETVTSETFVTIPLFILMGEILFRSGSVEVLSNALDKLIGGMRGRLYFLVIALSTVFGALSGSAVAVAAMLGRSLLPQMTAKGYDKGLSNFTILGGASLAPIIPPSLLVIVIGSLVNNVSIAGLLIAGLLPGVVLATLMGCYVALRIRMNPKLAPPAQAAEERTPGGKLRAIVSTLPFGIVIFFVMGLILLGVATPSEAAASGVLGAAITAIIYRRFTLSMIWDSLQSSVGISAMIMLIVASSKLFGQLLSFVGATAGLISFIGDLTIDPWVMLVILMLVPLILCMFVDQFAFLLLAIPLYEPIIRTYGFDPMWFWTLFLINLTIGSITPPFGYTLFALKGAAQDTSLKEIYRSAWPVVAIFLFGLALFAAVPGLVTFLPSLL; translated from the coding sequence ATGGAATGGTATTGGGCACTGACGCTGTCGCTGGGCGTGCTTTTGATGCTGATGGCCTGCGGCCTGCCGGTCTTTGCAGCCTTTCTGGTTGCGAATTTCGGCGGCGTTCTTCTGGTGATCGGGCCGCGCGGGTTCGGCCTGTTTACCAACAGTATTTACGAAACCGTCACGTCCGAGACATTCGTGACCATCCCGCTTTTCATCTTGATGGGGGAAATCCTATTCCGCTCAGGATCTGTCGAGGTCCTGTCGAACGCGCTGGACAAGCTGATCGGCGGGATGCGCGGACGGCTTTATTTCCTGGTGATTGCGCTGTCGACCGTCTTTGGCGCCTTGTCGGGCTCGGCGGTTGCCGTGGCTGCAATGCTGGGGCGCTCGTTGCTGCCGCAGATGACGGCAAAGGGCTATGACAAGGGGCTCTCGAATTTCACCATCCTGGGCGGTGCGTCGCTCGCTCCGATTATCCCGCCCAGCCTTCTGGTCATCGTCATCGGGTCGTTGGTCAACAATGTTTCTATCGCTGGGCTGCTGATCGCCGGGCTGCTGCCCGGGGTCGTGCTGGCCACCCTCATGGGATGTTACGTTGCTCTACGGATCCGCATGAATCCCAAGCTGGCACCGCCTGCGCAGGCCGCCGAAGAGCGCACACCGGGCGGCAAGCTGCGCGCCATCGTCAGCACACTCCCATTCGGAATCGTGATTTTCTTTGTCATGGGGCTGATCCTTCTGGGCGTCGCGACCCCGTCAGAGGCGGCAGCCTCCGGCGTTCTGGGCGCGGCTATCACCGCAATCATTTACCGGCGGTTCACGCTGTCGATGATCTGGGACTCGCTGCAATCATCGGTCGGGATCAGCGCGATGATCATGCTGATCGTAGCCAGCTCAAAGCTGTTTGGACAGTTGTTGTCCTTTGTCGGGGCGACTGCGGGCCTTATTTCGTTCATTGGGGATCTCACGATCGATCCTTGGGTGATGCTTGTGATCCTCATGCTTGTGCCGCTGATCTTGTGCATGTTCGTAGACCAGTTTGCCTTCCTGTTGCTGGCGATCCCGCTCTATGAGCCGATCATCCGCACATACGGGTTTGATCCGATGTGGTTCTGGACGCTTTTCCTGATCAACCTGACCATCGGGAGCATAACGCCCCCATTCGGCTACACCCTGTTTGCCCTGAAGGGGGCAGCGCAGGACACCAGCCTCAAGGAGATATACCGCAGCGCCTGGCCTGTGGTTGCGATCTTCCTGTTCGGTCTGGCCCTTTTCGCAGCGGTGCCCGGGCTGGTGACATTTCTGCCGTCGCTGCTATGA
- a CDS encoding alpha/beta fold hydrolase has product MTHSTFDLPQFRLQRGMTLPTARLAYRTYGTLNADRSNAILYPTSYGAQHSDIDWLIGPGRVLDPDKWFIVIPNMFGNGLSSSPSNVAQPLGPGRFPLVTHWDNVHAQRALLREVFGIERLALIYGWSMGAQQALHWGALFPDAVARIVAVCGSARTSEHNKVFLQGVRATLTGDPHWRGDHFTAHPVQGLRAMGRVYAGWAMSQAFYRERLWQGAGFASLEDFLVRSWEANFLRRDAHDLLASLETWMVSDISDNAVFGGDLGAALGAITARSIIMPSRTDLYFTPEDSEAETAQMPNAEFRVIESIWGHRAGNPALNPEDEATLARAVADVLS; this is encoded by the coding sequence GTGACGCACAGCACCTTCGATCTGCCGCAGTTCAGGCTGCAGCGCGGGATGACGCTGCCCACGGCGCGGCTGGCCTACCGGACCTACGGCACCCTGAACGCCGACCGGTCGAACGCGATCCTCTATCCCACCTCCTACGGGGCGCAGCATTCGGATATCGACTGGCTGATCGGGCCGGGGCGGGTGCTGGACCCCGACAAATGGTTCATCGTCATCCCGAACATGTTCGGCAACGGCCTGTCGAGCTCGCCTTCGAACGTGGCGCAGCCCCTCGGGCCCGGACGGTTTCCGCTGGTAACCCACTGGGACAACGTGCACGCGCAGCGCGCCCTGCTGCGCGAGGTGTTCGGGATCGAGCGGCTGGCGCTGATCTATGGCTGGTCGATGGGTGCACAGCAGGCGCTGCACTGGGGCGCGCTGTTTCCCGATGCGGTCGCGCGCATTGTCGCCGTCTGCGGATCGGCGCGCACCTCCGAGCACAACAAGGTTTTCCTGCAAGGGGTCCGCGCTACGCTGACCGGCGATCCGCACTGGCGCGGCGATCATTTCACCGCGCATCCGGTTCAGGGCCTGCGCGCCATGGGGCGCGTCTATGCCGGCTGGGCCATGAGCCAGGCGTTCTATCGCGAGCGTCTGTGGCAGGGTGCGGGATTTGCGTCGCTCGAGGATTTTCTGGTGCGTTCGTGGGAGGCGAATTTCCTGCGGCGCGACGCCCATGACCTGCTGGCGAGCCTCGAGACATGGATGGTCTCGGACATCTCTGACAACGCGGTCTTTGGCGGAGATCTGGGCGCGGCGCTGGGAGCGATCACCGCGCGCAGCATCATCATGCCGTCGCGAACGGACCTCTATTTCACGCCGGAGGACAGCGAAGCGGAAACCGCGCAGATGCCGAATGCCGAGTTTCGCGTCATCGAGTCGATCTGGGGCCACCGCGCGGGCAATCCGGCGCTGAACCCCGAGGACGAGGCCACGCTGGCGCGCGCCGTGGCAGATGTGCTGAGCTGA
- a CDS encoding M20/M25/M40 family metallo-hydrolase: MNPLELPFDTDEMLAGLRPWVECESPTFDAAAVNRMMDLAAYDLAAMGAQVERIPGRMGFGGSVRARLPHPDRGRVPGILIAGHMDTVHPVGTLDVLPFRREGNLCYGPGIMDMKGGNYISLEAIRQLARAGLETPLPVTVLFTPDEEVGTPSTRDLIEAEAARNAYVLVPEPGHDDGGVTIGRYAIARFNLRTVGQPSHAGARLSDGKSAIAAMARKIGEIEEMTGPDCTFSVGVIHAGQWVNCVSSFCDAEALSMAKKQEDLDHGVERMLALQGEVNGVAFEVERGVTRPVWHPDTPGTAKIFAVAKDIAKELGFELQGRSQGGGSDGNFTGAMGIPTLDSLGVRGADLHTLNEHIHVDSLAERARLMAGLLMRLS, encoded by the coding sequence ATGAATCCGCTAGAATTACCTTTCGATACCGACGAGATGCTGGCCGGCCTGCGCCCGTGGGTCGAATGCGAGAGCCCGACGTTCGACGCTGCCGCCGTGAACCGGATGATGGATCTGGCGGCCTATGATCTGGCCGCGATGGGCGCGCAGGTCGAACGTATTCCGGGGCGCATGGGCTTTGGCGGATCGGTGCGCGCGCGTCTGCCGCACCCCGATCGCGGACGCGTGCCGGGCATCCTGATCGCGGGGCACATGGATACGGTGCATCCGGTTGGCACGCTCGACGTGCTGCCGTTCCGGCGCGAGGGCAATCTGTGCTACGGGCCGGGCATCATGGACATGAAGGGTGGCAATTACATCAGCCTCGAGGCGATCCGCCAGCTTGCGCGGGCGGGGCTGGAGACTCCGCTGCCCGTGACCGTGCTGTTTACCCCCGATGAAGAGGTCGGCACGCCTTCGACCCGCGACCTGATCGAGGCGGAGGCCGCGCGCAACGCCTATGTGCTGGTGCCCGAACCGGGCCATGACGACGGCGGCGTGACCATCGGGCGCTACGCGATTGCGCGGTTCAACCTGCGGACCGTCGGTCAGCCCAGCCACGCCGGCGCGCGCCTGTCGGACGGTAAATCCGCAATCGCCGCCATGGCCCGCAAGATCGGCGAGATCGAAGAGATGACCGGCCCCGACTGCACCTTCAGCGTCGGTGTGATCCACGCCGGGCAATGGGTGAATTGCGTGTCCTCCTTCTGCGATGCCGAGGCGCTGAGCATGGCGAAAAAGCAGGAAGACCTCGACCACGGGGTGGAACGCATGCTGGCCCTTCAGGGCGAGGTGAACGGCGTCGCTTTCGAAGTCGAACGCGGGGTCACGCGCCCGGTCTGGCACCCCGACACCCCCGGCACGGCCAAGATTTTCGCGGTGGCGAAAGACATCGCCAAGGAGCTGGGTTTCGAGCTGCAGGGCCGGAGCCAGGGCGGCGGATCGGACGGGAATTTCACCGGTGCGATGGGCATTCCGACGCTTGATTCGCTGGGCGTGCGCGGGGCGGACCTGCATACGCTGAACGAACACATCCACGTCGACAGTCTGGCCGAGCGGGCGCGGCTGATGGCCGGTTTGCTGATGCGGTTGTCCTGA
- a CDS encoding alpha/beta hydrolase, translated as MNRIAVSTGAEGPAAFTHQIASSDTPALRLHLRERRPPPGVAVRPTPLLLVHGATIASALWDAALPGWSWMDRLAEDGHRVFALDLRGYGGSTRPACFAGPAEDARAYARASEVLTDVSDAVDFVLAETGARQTDLLGGSWGSVVCGMFMADHARARVRRLILYAPLYAQTETRPDWLPPAAHPLDTDDLERQFGAYRWVSLDDLRRRWDAEIPPQETPSWRPEGMLERMVADYIDPSEPGQRFQVPNGTLVDLSCVFSGKAVFDCSRITAPTLLVRGDADPISTHADACRLLAGLGSVTKRYEIIPNGAHFMVAERALPKLHSVVTGFLQSNDLN; from the coding sequence ATGAACCGGATTGCGGTCTCAACCGGTGCTGAAGGGCCCGCAGCCTTTACGCACCAAATCGCATCGTCGGATACACCCGCGCTGCGTCTGCATCTGCGTGAGCGTCGCCCGCCGCCCGGTGTGGCGGTCCGGCCGACGCCACTGTTGCTGGTCCATGGCGCCACGATCGCCAGCGCGCTGTGGGATGCCGCGCTGCCGGGGTGGTCCTGGATGGACCGTTTGGCTGAGGACGGCCACCGGGTCTTCGCGCTCGATTTGCGTGGCTATGGTGGATCAACACGCCCGGCCTGTTTTGCAGGACCCGCCGAAGATGCGCGCGCCTACGCGCGGGCGTCGGAAGTTTTGACGGATGTATCCGATGCTGTGGATTTTGTTCTGGCCGAAACCGGCGCACGGCAGACCGATCTCTTGGGCGGATCATGGGGCAGCGTGGTCTGTGGCATGTTCATGGCGGATCATGCACGCGCCCGCGTGCGTCGGCTGATCCTCTATGCCCCGCTTTATGCGCAGACCGAGACGCGCCCCGACTGGCTTCCTCCGGCTGCGCATCCGCTGGATACCGACGACCTCGAACGCCAGTTCGGTGCATATCGCTGGGTGTCGCTTGACGACCTGCGGCGCCGTTGGGACGCTGAAATTCCACCGCAGGAGACACCTAGTTGGCGGCCAGAAGGTATGCTTGAGAGGATGGTCGCTGACTACATAGATCCTTCTGAACCCGGGCAGCGGTTTCAGGTTCCAAACGGTACATTGGTCGATCTAAGCTGTGTATTCAGTGGCAAAGCGGTTTTTGATTGCTCGCGAATTACCGCTCCGACGTTGCTGGTTCGTGGGGATGCCGATCCGATATCCACACATGCCGATGCCTGTCGTTTGCTTGCCGGCCTCGGGTCCGTGACGAAACGATATGAAATCATCCCGAACGGCGCCCATTTCATGGTTGCAGAGCGTGCTCTACCCAAGCTGCATTCCGTTGTCACAGGGTTCCTGCAATCGAACGACCTTAACTGA
- a CDS encoding TRAP transporter small permease: MTGPSNDNAAGSSRLHHMLAPVFRILDAVTLAAFQISALLLLAITALYCMEIVMRYAFASPTLWSRDTITYLLCATLMLAAPQVARRNTHVAITILVDSLPGRIRGAVETTLALSTGLISGGVAWIAAQETARLMSSGILTLGTIAVPKWWIFLFIPVGFALVALQFLSLALDRSRLGHDRTQV; this comes from the coding sequence ATGACCGGTCCTTCCAACGACAACGCAGCCGGGTCTTCCCGGCTGCACCACATGCTTGCGCCGGTGTTCCGTATTCTTGACGCGGTAACGCTGGCCGCTTTTCAGATCAGCGCACTTTTGCTTCTGGCGATCACGGCCCTGTATTGCATGGAGATCGTGATGCGGTACGCCTTTGCATCGCCCACGCTTTGGAGCCGGGACACCATCACCTATCTGCTGTGCGCCACGCTGATGCTGGCAGCGCCACAGGTTGCACGACGCAACACCCATGTGGCCATCACCATATTGGTCGACAGCCTTCCCGGTCGCATTCGCGGGGCCGTTGAAACAACGCTGGCGTTATCTACCGGACTGATCTCGGGCGGCGTAGCGTGGATTGCCGCACAAGAGACAGCACGCCTGATGAGCTCGGGCATTCTGACTCTGGGCACGATCGCGGTGCCGAAATGGTGGATTTTCCTCTTCATTCCGGTGGGGTTCGCGCTGGTTGCCCTGCAATTCCTGTCCCTGGCGCTTGATCGGTCGCGTCTGGGTCACGACAGAACACAGGTATAA
- the dctP gene encoding TRAP transporter substrate-binding protein DctP, with amino-acid sequence MTGKFTSFLRALAVAATGLAGGGAFAPAAQAEELRMLSGFSPNFVWYREIGPQFIALVEEKTGGNTTISFTGPDAVPTFEQFQPVQAGVFDLLFTHPAYHSGTTSVGLSIDAIDVDPVKRRDVGVIDYIDEHYQKLGMKLISAPSTGTKGFRYYLREPITGTPGLDGRIIRGTVSYHPMIKALGGSPLNMPVSDIYTALQRGTVDGAAWGLTGARDLKWNEIISYMADPVFGQVGVMIFMNLDAWNALEPATQEALSSAGRDLEIQAQAHFDELQVEEYDWLLANGMTVTNFSESEASEFERLWAEGVWEVATEVSGDDATNLRELAKNNGMTR; translated from the coding sequence ATGACCGGGAAATTCACATCCTTTTTGCGGGCGCTCGCCGTCGCGGCGACCGGGCTTGCAGGTGGCGGGGCATTCGCTCCCGCAGCACAGGCCGAAGAACTGCGAATGCTGTCGGGCTTCTCGCCCAACTTCGTCTGGTACCGCGAAATCGGCCCGCAATTCATTGCATTGGTCGAAGAAAAGACCGGTGGCAATACGACCATCAGCTTTACCGGGCCAGACGCCGTTCCGACGTTCGAGCAGTTTCAACCGGTTCAGGCCGGCGTTTTTGACCTGCTGTTCACCCACCCTGCATACCACTCTGGCACGACGTCCGTCGGCCTTTCCATCGACGCGATCGATGTTGATCCGGTAAAGCGGCGCGATGTCGGCGTGATCGACTATATCGACGAGCACTACCAGAAGCTTGGTATGAAGCTGATCTCGGCGCCGTCCACAGGGACCAAGGGCTTTCGCTATTATCTGCGCGAACCGATCACCGGTACGCCGGGTCTTGACGGGCGGATCATCCGGGGCACGGTGTCGTATCATCCGATGATCAAGGCGCTGGGGGGAAGTCCGCTCAACATGCCGGTCAGTGATATCTATACAGCACTGCAGCGGGGCACCGTTGACGGCGCCGCGTGGGGGCTGACAGGGGCACGCGACCTGAAATGGAACGAGATCATCAGCTATATGGCGGACCCGGTGTTCGGGCAGGTCGGGGTGATGATCTTCATGAACCTCGATGCGTGGAACGCACTTGAGCCCGCCACACAGGAGGCACTTTCCTCCGCCGGGCGTGATCTTGAAATACAGGCCCAAGCGCATTTCGACGAGTTGCAGGTCGAGGAATACGATTGGCTCCTTGCGAATGGTATGACCGTGACCAATTTCTCCGAGTCCGAGGCATCCGAATTTGAACGCCTCTGGGCAGAGGGCGTATGGGAAGTCGCGACCGAAGTGTCCGGCGATGATGCGACCAATCTGCGCGAGCTGGCCAAAAACAACGGCATGACCCGTTAA
- the mnmH gene encoding tRNA 2-selenouridine(34) synthase MnmH, which produces MTPHSLTSLRSIAATGADTIIDVRAPSEFAEDHVPGAINLPVLSDAERAEVGTIYKQHSPFLARKVGAALVARNAAAHLQGPLAEYDGAWQPLVYCWRGGQRSGAFATILDQVGWRVHLIKGGYRSYRGLVNSYLYEGKLPHRVTLLDGGTGTGKTALLHHLRDAGAQVIDLEELAAHRGSLFGAVSEEQPAQKMFESRLAAALDALDPERMTWIESESSRVGDRIIPPALWSAMCAAPRVEISAPLDARAGFLGDAYPDLVADRDRLVARIDDLRPYHAAAVIEDWQQRAAAGDWRTVARALMEVHYDPRYAKSQARAKITPERIALDALDPGTLAATARTLVGRFS; this is translated from the coding sequence ATGACACCCCATTCCCTGACATCGCTGCGGTCGATCGCTGCAACCGGCGCGGATACGATCATCGACGTGCGCGCCCCCTCCGAGTTCGCCGAAGATCACGTGCCCGGCGCGATCAACCTGCCGGTGCTGAGCGATGCGGAGCGCGCCGAGGTCGGCACCATCTACAAGCAGCACAGCCCGTTTCTGGCCCGCAAGGTCGGGGCCGCGCTGGTTGCGCGCAACGCCGCGGCGCATCTGCAGGGGCCGCTCGCGGAATACGACGGCGCGTGGCAGCCGCTGGTCTATTGCTGGCGCGGCGGCCAGCGGTCGGGGGCATTCGCCACGATTCTGGATCAGGTCGGATGGCGGGTGCATCTGATCAAGGGGGGCTACCGCAGCTATCGCGGCCTGGTGAACAGCTATCTCTACGAGGGCAAGCTGCCGCACCGGGTGACCCTGCTGGACGGCGGGACAGGCACCGGCAAGACGGCGCTGTTGCACCATCTGCGCGACGCCGGGGCGCAGGTGATCGACCTCGAAGAGCTGGCCGCCCATCGCGGGTCGCTGTTCGGGGCCGTGTCCGAGGAGCAGCCCGCGCAGAAGATGTTTGAATCCCGCCTCGCCGCCGCGCTGGACGCGCTCGATCCCGAGCGGATGACGTGGATCGAAAGCGAAAGCAGCCGTGTCGGGGACCGGATTATCCCCCCTGCCCTGTGGTCGGCGATGTGCGCGGCGCCGCGGGTCGAGATCTCCGCGCCGCTGGACGCGCGCGCGGGGTTTCTGGGCGACGCCTATCCGGATCTGGTCGCGGACCGCGACAGGCTGGTGGCGCGCATCGACGATTTGCGCCCCTACCACGCGGCGGCGGTGATCGAGGACTGGCAGCAGCGGGCGGCGGCGGGCGACTGGCGCACGGTTGCCCGTGCCCTGATGGAGGTGCATTACGATCCGCGCTATGCCAAATCGCAGGCCCGCGCGAAGATCACCCCCGAGCGCATCGCGCTGGACGCGCTGGATCCCGGCACACTGGCCGCGACCGCGCGGACGCTGGTGGGCCGCTTCAGCTGA